A genome region from Candidatus Binatia bacterium includes the following:
- a CDS encoding DOMON-like domain-containing protein, with translation MPRAVLTPHPETESDAVEEIQAGVSWNYGEPLAFSYALKGELNRLRIPRFRPPRRSDRLWEHTCFEVFVAVKGHPAYYEINIAPSGEWAVYPFRRYREPATPPKEKLAPEITVRRAGDSLQLDALVPVDRWQAIEPGARLSVALSAVIEDNRGMLSYWALKHPPGKPDFHHADAFALEIERPVPSPSPSPRGRGKG, from the coding sequence ATGCCTCGAGCGGTTCTTACGCCCCACCCTGAAACCGAAAGCGACGCGGTCGAAGAAATCCAGGCGGGCGTGTCGTGGAACTACGGCGAACCGCTTGCCTTCAGTTACGCCCTTAAGGGCGAGTTGAATCGTCTCCGGATTCCCCGCTTTAGGCCGCCGCGCCGGTCGGATCGCTTGTGGGAGCACACCTGCTTCGAGGTTTTCGTTGCTGTGAAGGGTCACCCGGCGTACTACGAAATCAATATCGCTCCGTCCGGCGAGTGGGCTGTTTATCCGTTTCGTCGTTATCGAGAGCCCGCGACGCCTCCTAAGGAAAAGTTGGCGCCGGAGATCACGGTGCGCCGCGCGGGAGACAGCTTGCAACTCGACGCGCTCGTGCCGGTGGATCGTTGGCAAGCGATAGAGCCCGGGGCGCGCTTGAGCGTTGCGCTTTCCGCCGTGATCGAAGACAATCGCGGCATGCTGAGCTATTGGGCGCTCAAGCATCCGCCCGGCAAACCCGACTTTCATCACGCGGACGCTTTCGCGTTGGAGATCGAGCGCCCGGTTCCCTCTCCCTCGCCCTCTCCCAGAGGGAGAGGGAAAGGGTGA
- a CDS encoding cupin domain-containing protein encodes MALHMKDREIPRRKRVQQGATGEGTMVVKKAYGNECSLMIAERAPGYHTKPHAHESEQINHVLEGEIWFFVEDQGFHCKKGDFQRIPANKTHWAWNRSNQNATVAEAHAPALIGGRSAEGAVGLFEDGETPEIRGPGENKYVPYDAGATEKRLGL; translated from the coding sequence TCCACGGCGGAAAAGAGTTCAGCAGGGAGCGACCGGAGAAGGCACCATGGTCGTCAAGAAAGCCTACGGCAATGAGTGCAGCCTGATGATCGCGGAAAGAGCGCCCGGGTATCACACCAAGCCGCACGCGCACGAGTCCGAGCAAATCAATCATGTCCTGGAAGGCGAGATCTGGTTTTTTGTCGAAGATCAAGGGTTCCACTGTAAGAAGGGCGATTTCCAACGGATCCCCGCCAACAAGACCCATTGGGCGTGGAACCGCTCGAACCAAAACGCGACCGTTGCCGAGGCCCATGCGCCGGCGCTGATCGGCGGCCGGAGCGCCGAGGGAGCCGTCGGGCTCTTCGAGGACGGCGAAACGCCGGAAATCCGCGGGCCGGGGGAAAATAAATACGTCCCCTACGACGCGGGGGCCACAGAGAAAAGGCTGGGCCTCTGA